The proteins below are encoded in one region of Syngnathus acus chromosome 2, fSynAcu1.2, whole genome shotgun sequence:
- the LOC119134399 gene encoding uncharacterized protein LOC119134399 isoform X2, with the protein MAEESSFPELEGLEKQLESLISSHSSDDLHGDSKTYCSDFCKLVEEYASRCRTPLPQLRILETALCHFTRASSFFTSSCDHVLHTLSSLALSVFELLLFFNEQDFHEEPLKHFSIKFQECHVALLKHQNVHLLQVEPLLRSGGAWASTTLKAILSESSLPQNEVDRFFSSELPVFLELRVRYLLSCERVREALALAKCCIRHPMAGKHLFFLQVYLTWLYKTQYNQLLKEVADLTGKDAVHIICSLEYEEPDQLLLALCQVFLSQQLCRGDMYYLWELVFVWSKLHKRLNTSKQAFLEESRRLMLSAANASSVFPFVRVVIEELGADGVQFCVELCADALKSCLPCDINTKSLIYKTIAGLLPNDLEVCRACALLVFFLERSVGAYKMVYFLYMLPDQDNHVEHCPITNQTRFETLQILKKDLYFDPEFWNLIALRTNCLKLMSEKVVDASLDELMEESWVPNYCAKDFPFVCSTSTANTDNGTAKRPCHNDGSHKEISSEEAPKKLKVVQGKTGLNDSNAVKKKAPDNGTAKNPNDGRHKEISSVESPKKLKLVQGKTRLNDSDAVKKKVNHRSRFTKEASSQPLRRSFWQLDRIHDIGSGQLRRATRLSAKDPPKRRIQKPKWLLEDSGNLQESKLRKRSLRNQRVHQSSALKRSENGRPKNSTQAKASENSCTKHETADALEPASTPQIILELSLPDNELLGTFAEDGNKPKGCPPMLFYKRTLKLPDPSRPVKVLHGKEVILRARDETMLVQLLHCYARRPKGKGKGSNIHGSVSTITRSSAHGSSLKEPQSVLCEKPNAETRVGLSSEDALTTEHPETPSPVLQSLAKEPLESTEIKKIVYSEKIIALKGTESCILGQTAHSSKTDKVHSTVAPFELSDERSVEMKVTLASQSPAVEKVTQQPTTSSIDFSPTFETQSGKIEDTDYTPSMSNTLPSQSSDSTCHTPLQGRQALVNTNEEQNPKPLSPHSENGKTCIDKAKDITTEDAQNEHSNHMDDISALATEMVTQFSPVELLPDLENCKQPTDANSKQSVLQNESNFANASSHTVPEPSTTGNMQGNNHETLAEYDDYEDDFEDDESIETEESKLEYCCTFCHKDFKGRRVVIHAMFHFRKDECMFCGTTFKDDLLAMMHLSDHIEKLKRSKEVASSKAPQTCESETKDFSQPKTSAKANVPNSLSGHHHSRKLRNSSVCDKSLSHPEADLQLESRNLRSNDKAVDSQFVQKNEPNECIDGKSPKSKINGLFDKNNTFDQMKHSNSKAEDNQATPTHDTEDKADHRELTRAMANSCDSFASSVQKRKCVEGLKNNVIKDGKKAIQEKRVEPKVKINCPADGCNWSTDLSKNRVALLYHALEHHYGDIKPLEMSLKVANNKCSICKRVLWSFEHFQHHVERHRLSPRHPCLHLGCTARFKTGNEMSRHARKHSPLQAVCCLPGCSKLFICLWALNLHEKEHYASKPIKPVKTVDQQTDPNPNCMQVKATEGTLSQSTRVLRRHASRDVTAKSASVPPPMAKGELKNRNESKHSNVLKNLSNKDTTAQSSNHSLNLRLRKGQRSEPRELPFFRRRLKLRHKFKKKQVHVNQTEMFPKTRGRPRKANKATHDENTTKGQNSQSLKSETSDGHETPTSPTVSTKLEINETQEEVNDDDEILHQKSNSQQTVSSCVEQKISLHRVSPLTAASRSSVVHALKLRVLNLRKRCASRGSESLEASRAKKERLTLRKSPRRRSSLQSASTHVARRSGDEKREKTHSSKSSPADLILASTKVNVKKTRPKKKKTGKMLQIGDKVDGTICPSLEKKSNEEHHNVTSDGSSSTTSDWNKKSNEEPSDATRSGSTSTVSNLDKEELSDVMSDGSGSTMSNLERKSVEERSAVTSDSASPTTQMSIKEPSNVTCDGSTSITSNLESKSQEEPSHVTTDVSISTMPNLESKSTKEPSHVASDVSISTMPNLESETTEEPSYVTSDDSSSTTSTVQAEPSSKKDVHVRRNKGAKASKEGEVKSSRKRPHPDQRTAKVATESKTQASIGSEVKVGDADNCASEELHGNKTPESVKDKRGQAKSKLAKEYDGSTLCMDTLAEYGKKHMRAPPTAYLDEKFTAMPKKRKEAASDIYTSLEEAPVTVAPQRHRCANCFTTFNSAEELQRHHHLQHCTNLFGFDSDDEGNC; encoded by the exons TGGACAGGTTCTTCAGCTCTGAGTTGCCAGTGTTCTTGGAGCTTCGGGTGCGCTACCTTCTATCCTGTGAGCGTGTCCGTGAGGCTTTAGCCCTGGCTAAGTGTTGTATTCGTCATCCGATGGCAGGGAAACACTTGTTCTTCCTCCAGGTCTACCTCACATGGCTTTACAAGACGCAATACAATCAGCTGCTTAAAGAG GTCGCTGACCTCACTGGTAAAGATGCAGTGCACATCATCTGCAGTTTAGAGTATGAAGAACCCGATCAACTGCTGTTAGCTCTCTGCCAGGTGTTCCTCTCCCAACAACTCTGCAGGGGAGACATGTACTATTTATG GgaacttgtttttgtgtggagCAAACTTCACAAACGGCTGAATACTTCCAAGCAAGCTTTTCTGGAAGAAAGCCGTCGGCTAATGCTGTCTGCTGCCAACGCCAGCTCTGTCTTCCCGTTTGTCAGAGTTGTTATTGAAGAG CTCGGTGCAGACGGGGTCCAGTTTTGTGTGGAGCTTTGTGCAGATGccttgaaatcttgtctcccaTGTGACATTAACACCAAGTCGCTGATCTATAAAACTATTGCTGGCCTGCTGCCCAACGATTTGGAAGTGTGTCGGGCCTGTGCGCTGCTTGTCTTCTTCTTGGAACGCAGCGTTGGGGCCTACAAGATGGTGTATTTCCTGTATATGCTTCCAGACCAGGACAACCATGTTGAGCACTGTCCCATCACGAATCAAACGCGATTTGAAACGCTGCAG ATTTTGAAGAAGGACCTTTATTTTGATCCAGAGTTTTGGAACCTCATTGCTTTGCGGACCAATTGTTTGAAACTGATGAGTGAGAAAGTGGTTGACGCTTCACTCGACGAACTCATGGAGGAATCATGGGTCCCAAACTACTGTGCCAAAGACTTTCCCTTTGTGTGTAGTACATCAACAGCAAATACTGATAATGGAACAGCAAAAAGGCCTTGTCATAATGATGGCAGTCACAAAGAAATTAGCTCTGAGGAGGCACCCAAGAAACTCAAGGTGGTCCAAGGCAAAACAGGACTGAATGACAGCAATGccgtgaaaaaaaaggctccTGATAACGGAACAGCAAAAAATCCTAACGATGGGAGGCATAAAGAAATTAGCTCTGTGGAGTCGCCCAAGAAACTCAAGTTGGTTCAAGGCAAAACAAGACTGAATGATAGTGACgctgtgaaaaaaaaggttaaccACAGGTCACGTTTTACAAAGGAAGCATCATCGCAACCTTTGAGGCGCTCATTTTGGCAGCTTGACAGGATACATGACATTGGGTCTGGGCAGCTAAGACGAGCTACTCGACTATCTGCAAAAGATCCTCCAAAACGAAGGattcaaaaacccaaatggCTCCTGGAAGATTCTGGTAATCTACAAGAGTCAAAGCTTAGGAAACGTAGTTTGAGAAATCAGAGAGTGCATCAGTCGTCTGCCCTAAAGAGGTCTGAAAATGGTCGGCCCAAGAACAGCACACAAGCCAAGGCGTCGGAAAACTCTTGCACAAAGCATGAGACAGCAGATGCTCTTGAACCAGCTTCTACTCCACAAATAATTTTGGAGCTGTCGCTACCAGACAATGAGCTGCTGGGAACTTTCGCCGAAGACGGCAACAAACCGAAAGGATGCCCTCCGATGCTCTTTTATAAGCGAACACTAAAGCTTCCTGACCCCTCCCGTCCTGTGAAGGTGCTGCATGGAAAAGAGGTCATCCTTCGAGCAAGGGATGAAACTATGCTTGTGCAGCTCTTGCACTGTTACGCTCGCAGGCCGAAAGGAAAGGGTAAAGGGTCAAATATTCATGGATCTGTATCAACAATCACACGCTCTTCTGCGCATGGGAGTTCCCTCAAAGAACCACAGAGCGTGCTTTGTGAGAAACCTAATGCTGAGACAAGGGTTGGTTTGAGCTCGGAGGATGCGCTTACAACTGAACACCCAGAAACACCAAGCCCGGTTCTACAGTCGTTAGCAAAAGAGCCTTTAGAAAGcacagagataaaaaaaatagtttattcagaaaaaataattgcattaAAAGGAACAGAAAGTTGTATTTTAGGTCAAACTGCTCACTCttcaaaaacagacaaagtcCATTCCACGGTTGCACCTTTCGAACTCAGTGATGAACGTTCTGTTGAAATGAAGGTGACTTTAGCTTCACAAAGCCCCGCAGTGGAGAAAGTCACACAACAGCCAACTACATCGTCCATTGACTTTTCACCAACCTTTGAGACGCAAAGCGGAAAAATAGAAGATACTGATTACACCCCGTCAATGTCCAACACATTACCGTCTCAAAGCTCTGACTCTACGTGTCACACGCCTCTCCAAGGTAGACAAGCTCttgtaaacacaaatgaagaacAAAATCCAAAGCCACTCAGCCCTCATTCTGAAAATGGCAAAACATGCATTGACAAGGCCAAAGACATCACCACGGAGGATGCACAAAACGAACATTCTAACCATATGGATGACATTTCAGCCTTAGCAACAGAGATGGTGACTCAGTTTTCTCCAGTTGAACTTCTCCCAGACTTGGAGAATTGCAAACAACCTACAGACGCTAACTCCAAGCAATCGGTGCtccaaaatgaaagcaatttTGCCAATGCCTCCAGTCATACAGTGCCAGAACCATCCACCACTGGTAATATGCAAGGAAATAATCATGAAACACTAGCCGAATATGACGACTATGAGGATGACTTTGAGGATGATGAGTCAATAGAAACAGAGGAATCCAAGTTGGAGTACTGCTGTACTTTTTGTCACAAAGATTTTAAGGGCAGACGCGTAGTAATACATGCTATGTTCCACTTCCGTAAGGATGAGTGTATGTTTTGTGGGACCACTTTTAAAGATGACCTCCTGGCAATGATGCACTTGTCTGACCACATTGAGAAGCTCAAAAGAAGCAAAGAGGTAGCCAGTAGCAAAGCTCCACAAACCTGTGAGTCAGAAACCAAAGATTTCTCCCAACCCAAGACCTCTGCCAAAGCTAATGTTCCCAACAGCCTGTCTGGTCATCACCATAGTAGGAAGCTGAGGAACTCCTCTGTCTGCGATAAATCTCTTAGTCATCCAGAAGCAGACTTGCAATTAGAATCAAGAAATTTGCGATCAAATGACAAGGCAGTCGATAGTCAATTTGTACAGAAAAACGAGCCAAATGAGTGCATTGACGGCAAATCTCCCAAAAGCAAGATAAATGGactttttgacaaaaataatacatttgacCAAATGAAACATAGCAACTCAAAAGCTGAAGACAACCAGGCAACTCCAACACACGATACTGAAGACAAAGCAGACCATCGCGAGTTGACTCGTGCAATGGCCAACTCTTGTGATTCCTTTGCATCTTCGGTTCAGAAGAGGAAATGCGTTGAAGGTTTAAAGAATAATGTCATTAAGGACGGGAAGAAGGCTATTCAGGAGAAAAGGGTAGAGCCCAAAGTGAAAATTAACTGTCCAGCAGATGGATGCAATTGGTCCACAGACCTTTCTAAAAACCGTGTTGCTCTTCTCTACCATGCTCTCGAGCATCACTACGGTGACATCAAACCTTTAGAAATGTCATTGAAAGTTGCAAACAACAAATGCAGTATTTGCAAGAGGGTTCTATGgagttttgaacattttcagcATCATGTGGAAAGACACCGCCTCAGTCCTCGCCATCCTTGCCTTCATCTGGGTTGCACTGCCAGGTTCAAAACTGGAAATGAAATGAGCCGACACGCAAGAAAACACAGTCCACTGCAGGCAGTGTGCTGCTTGCCTGGTTGTTCCaaactatttatttgtctcTGGGCACTGAACCTTCATGAAAAAGAGCACTATGCTTCCAAACCCATCAAGCCAGTTAAGACTGTGGACCAGCAGAcagaccctaaccctaactgcaTGCAGGTAAAAGCTACGGAAGGGACTTTGAGCCAGTCCACTCGTGTGTTAAGGCGGCATGCATCTCGAGATGTGACGGCGAAATCTGCCAGTGTTCCTCCTCCCATGGCGAAAGGAGAGCtaaaaaacagaaatgaaTCCAAGCATTCTAATGTTTTGAAGAATCTCTCCAACAAGGACACCACCGCACAGTCCAGTAATCATAGTTTGAATCTGAGGTTAAGAAAAGGTCAAAGATCAGAGCCTCGGGAATTACCCTTTTTCAGACGTAGGCTCAAACTGAGGCATAAATTCAAGAAAAAGCAGGTTCATGTCAACCAAACTGAAATGTTCCCTAAAACGAGAGGCCGTCCACGAAAGGCAAACAAAGCAACACATGACGAAAACACGACTAAGGGACAAAACAGTCAAAGTCTAAAGAGTGAAACCTCAGACGGTCATGAGACGCCAACATCTCCAACGGTTAGTACCAAGTTAGAAATTAACGAAACGCAAGAGGAAGTCAATGACGATGACGAGATTCTACACCAGAAGTCAAATTCCCAACAAACAGTGAGCAGTTGTGTTGAACAAAAGATTTCTTTGCACAGGGTCTCCCCTCTAACTGCAGCATCCCGGAGTTCAGTTGTCCATGCACTCAAATTAAGAGTTCTTAATTTGAGGAAGCGCTGTGCTTCAAGGGGCAGCGAGTCTTTGGAAGCCAGTAGGGCAAAGAAGGAAAGGCTTACTCTTAGAAAAAGTCCCCGCAGACGGTCTAGCCTGCAGTCAGCTTCAACTCATGTAGCCCGGAGGTCTGGggatgaaaagagagagaaaacgcATTCTTCCAAAAGTAGCCCTGCTGATCTTATTCTTGCTTCCACTAAGGTGAACGTGAAGAAAACTCgacctaaaaagaaaaaaacaggaaagatGCTTCAGATTGGTGACAAAGTCGACGGGACGATCTGCCccagtttggaaaaaaagtcaaatgaagaACATCATAATGTGACAAGTGATGGCTCCAGTTCTACCACGTCCGATTGGAATAAAAAATCAAACGAAGAACCTTCAGATGCGACGAGAAGTGGCTCCACTTCTACCGTGTCCAATTTGGACAAGGAAGAACTTTCAGAC GTGATGAGCGATGGCTCTGGTTCCACCATGTCCAATTTGGAGAGAAAGTCAGTGGAAGAACGTTCAGCTGTGACTAGTGATAGCGCCAGTCCCACCACGCAAATGTCCATAAAAGAACCTTCAAATGTGACGTGTGATGGCTCCACGTCTATCACATCCAATTTAGAGAGCAAGTCACAGGAAGAACCTTCTCATGTGACAACTGATGTCTCCATTTCCACCATGCCAAATTTAGAGAGCAAGTCAACGAAAGAACCTTCTCATGTGGCAAGTGATGTCTCCATTTCCACCATGCCCAATTTAGAGAGCGAGACAACGGAAGAACCATCTTATGTGACCAGTGATGACTCCAGTTCAACCACGTCAACAGTTCAAGCAGAACCTTCTTCAAAAAAGGATGTGCATGTTCGGAGAAACAAAGGTGCCAAGGCAAGTAAAGAAGGTGAAGTAAAGAGTAGCAGGAAAAGACCCCATCCAGACCAACGTACTGCTAAAGTAGCAACCGAGTCGAAAACTCAAGCTTCAATCGGCAGTGAAGTGAAGGTGGGAGACGCGGACAATTGTGCTAGTGAGGAGCTACACGGAAACAAAACACCAGAGTCTGTCAAAGACAAGCGTGGTCAAGCGAAGTCCAAGTTAGCAAAAGAGTACGATGGATCCACATTGTGCATGGACACTCTGGCCGAGTACGGCAAGAAGCACATGCGTGCGCCTCCCACGGCCTACCTCGACGAGAAGTTCACCGCaatgcccaaaaaaaggaaggaggCGGCATCCGACATCTACACCTCGCTGGAGGAGGCTCCCGTCACCGTCGCGCCGCAGAGACATCGGTGTGCCAATTGCTTCACGACGTTCAACAGTGCAGAAGAGCTGCAGCGCCACCACCATTTACAGCACTGTACCAACCTCTTTGGCTTTGACTCTGATGACGAAG GGAATTGTTGA